The genomic stretch ATACCTATAACCGTTTCAAAGCGAGCACGGATTTTTATCGATCGCTCAAAAGGACATGAATTTTAAAACCTCACTTCCCGAGGAAATTTTCCAAACGTAAAACATGCATTTTAACTCGATTAGATCTTGTTTCACATTCAAGCAGGCAGTTCCTACGATATCCGCTGCGGTGTTATCGGTgctgaaaaaattccaattttcgatgaGCCCTTTCTTATCTATCCAGCGACAGATAACGTTAATCTTATCTACTCAACTTGATAACGTTCTTTTTATGGCTATAACCTCACAGGTTGACTCGCTATAAGCTACACCTTAGAGACAAATACTGAACAAATGCGTTCATGCCAAAGATGGTTATGAATATAACTGGGTAAAAAGCATCGAAAGATATACTGGAACACAGAAAAAgtcaaacacatttaaaaaaatgaaatgacactaaatggaaaaaaaacagagCGTAATTTTCAGGAGGAAAAAAACGCCTACGCAAAcagtgttgcgggttgcctactgCATATGAAGACGCTTTTTTTGGACACCCCGTAAGGCACTCAAACCGATGAAAAATGGGCGTATAGCATATTGAGATATAAATTCCAATGTTTAAGTGATACAGGGTGCCCAATAGGGTTGTAAAAAATATAAcgcttgatttttttctgcggcACTCCTATAAAAGTTGCCAAATGGTCTAAGAATGATATTGGCAATGTTTCAACTCaacgtaggaatagaagaaataaaaacttggctatttctacatggtgatttattgtgaccgaccatgatTTTGTGAAaggcgtaacattttcaagggtATAATTTATCAACTCAATACATTATATCTCAGCTCAACATTATAACATTAACCCTTGCCTCATTGAGGgtaaagtttggaaaaaatatgatttttagcaAAAAGTCGAAGTTTTTTCACCATAAAATGGAAATCACTGGAAGTAAAAACTTaacaattatgtatttaaatttttttcttccaatgtTTTATAAATCGTTGGGTTGACTAAATAACACAACAGAATATTATTGAGGTTTAGTTACCAcagaaattcaattatttttattttattgtctattataattattactatattatATCACTTGCAAGTTAATGTTGCAAAAACTCAACGTTGGACCTTAAGGTGTACACATGAATTCGTTTCCCACAACTTTAGGAGCATAGACTGCATAGGAATCTTTAATATATTAAGCTATAGCTTCATGAGGagagtatttttaatgaaaatgtaactTTTATTATATAGATTTCAAGTGTAGCAGCAAGTTTTCCTTTCAAGAAGCTGATCATATAGGTACATTTCAAGTTACATCTGTGCTGGAAGGCATGTTTTATGTTTCACTTTTTTagcaatatacttaaaatttatacTCTTATTCTGACTGTCACTGTACAacaatgcacaattttttttactctataCAATGAAGGCAGTAAATGGCTAGGAGCCTCACTTTCCATATACGACGGCAGTGTTGAGATGTTTTACAAATCGACATTTTAAGATAATGTAAAATTTGATGCTGGCCTTCGCTTAGACAATGGTGAggcacaaaattaaatattattatcagtttttttagaTGAGTTGCATCAAGGAATTCACTACCTCAACTGAAACTATCAGTGCTAGCAGAATTAGGCTCACAATAAGATGATTTGGAAGGAAGCTTGTTTTCCAGATGCTATGATCCCCCCACTACATGCAGATCCCCTATCTGTTAAAGAAGATATAAAAGACAACAAAATTGATCTAGATGACAGAGCTGGAGAGATTCAGACTGATGTGGGTGCAGAGACCAATGTAGGAGGGGAGATGGCCAGAATAATTCACAAATGCTCCACATAAACCTACCTTAAATGGTATAATTCTTTAGTAATTCTCACCACCACCAAAATGTgtttacagtgaaatttgaaaattccagCATATAAATAACATGATCCTTTTCAGCACCAATTTTtctccagtttaattttctttaaaaccaccTTAGTCTCTGACATCAAGCACCTGATTTTCTCTCAACAACTTTGTGGTTAAGTTACATTTTTGGATGTGCATCTGTTGATTTTTCCTTCATCGCGACCTCTTTCATGTGGTGAGCTAAAAATTGAGGAATAATATATACTTTAGGGTGAGGGTGAGACCCGTTCTCCCACTTATGATAAGCTGAGACTTCACACCACCAGCCGAATATGAGATTGTCAGTGCTTGTTTCCGTTATGCTTAATAACCATTCTCTTTCATGGGTATAACAGGAGCAATGAGAACTACCCCAATCCTAGATATGGAGAACCTCCTGAACCTGGATCCACTGTacgtggaagttgaagttcaggCAAGGCTGGCGACCTATCGTCTGAAGAATATAGGACAATTGCATGACAGAGGCAACTCCTCCGGACATGGACAGCTGTGGGAAAAAATCAGAATGTCTGATCTCATCCTTTAAATGGAGTCAGACTCCATGACGGCGTTTTTCAACCGTTCCCCAATTCTCTTCAAGAAGGAAGAAAGAGCAGGGGCTGGCATTTGTTGTCTTTCCCCAGACAAAAGGATATCAATCCCACTGGGAGAATATGCTACGGTTTTTCAGGCTGAGGTGCTTGCCATTCTGATCTGTACATATACCATCAAGGAGGCAGGACTATTCATCAGACAAATTCACATATGCACCGACAGTCAAGCTGCTCTGAAAGCCCTGACATCCTCTTGGTGCAAGTCTAAGCTACTTTCTGAGTGTTGTGAGGCACTCAATGTGATACGAAGACACTACAAGATAGAACTCTTCTGGATACCTGGACATGTTGGGATATCCGGAAATGAGCTAGCAGATGAAGTGGCTAAGGCTGGTGCTGGCATAAATCCATTTGGTCTGGAACCTTTTGTGCAAATTATACCCTCAACTGCTATTGCCAAGATCAAAACATGGGGCCTTGCCCAGCACGTAAAGATATGGCAAGAAATGGGGGAAACTGGGTCTATGACAGGCCAAAGTACTTATTTGTGGGCCTAGGGAAGGACTCCCAAGAAGACTTCTCCTTATTAACAGAGGTCAACAGAGGACGATAGTAGGCCTACTCACTAGACAATAACGTGAAATGAGACATTTGCATCTCTTGGGAATCACCAACTCAGACATACCCAGATGGCGTGAGGAAGAGGAGAAAACAATCTACCATCTGATACTCAAGTGTTCTGCCGTTATGAGGTCTTGTAGCAGACACCTGGGCTCACTGTTTTTGGAACCCATGGAGATCAGAGATTTACCGGTGATAGACCTGACACCTTTAGCAAGGATATTGGGCTCTATGGGTAATCATTCATTGGTGGATAGCACAATGGACCACTTAGGTCCAAGTGCTTTTGGCATAGCACCCTATAACTCTCAACAATATAATCTAATCTGGTGGCCATTCTATTGCTACATATTTACAAATACGCATACCTAGTGAGCTACTATGTAGATGCAGTTCATACACCCATACCTCTTATTTATTTGGAAGTGGTTTATGATTTTCCCATTATCTGATATGTATTCTCAGTCCCTTTATACTGATATCTATTGTTCTACCActgtttttttatatgaaaacttATCTTTTCACCACCCATAGGTATCATATAGTAACAAAGAGTTATGTGCAACCCAGAGCTGAGGCATACGACCATATGTGATAAGTTTTGAATATTTGCACGCATGTTTTCTTAGGATGTGGTCATCAATACTTAGTTATTTTGGATTGACTCTCATTCGCATTTATCCATTCATGGGTCCTAGCTAAGGTTATGATGGGAAAATTCATCTTACCAACATTGATAAGCATGATGAAGTGATTAATTACTATAGGATATGGCAAAGACatagtttttgatatttttgtttcacaaAGTCGGAATGGGTTACTGTTTCACCAATAGTCACAGCAGATAAAATGCTCCCAACACATACAAGAAAATTACACATTAGGCAGTTTATGCCATGTAaacaatggcgccgactccatggggcctgagggggcccgagccccctcaaagattcgtttgggggggggcggagccccctcaataattcaagaaaataattaagttatattatgctttgtgaaatcacataaatatatttgttatttttatttcccatgtttgacgatggttaccttttaaaataaattcaacaatgtgggttgaaacaaataattatatggttaagcaggttaactgaatcaagtggtgcacatgtgaatcatggtagtgtttcggtgctgcgacacactttgaatttaacttcttcccggggcaagacctccgatatgggcccccccaatattttttataagtcggcgcccctgcatgTAAAccaagtacagtgaaacctcgatataacgacaccccacggtgcactaataaacactcgctatagcgaattgtcgctttaccggaggtggagcaaataatagccaatatgcctgttgcaaacagatatacaggtacaggagtggtgcggcgatagataaacatctatccgataaacgtaagcataaatccagacgaaaggcgatgtttttttgcatcactaaatttccttactcaaataacgactaactattcaaacaatttataagcgccgcactgattaaaaatcatgcaaagcattgtttcgtcaatcattatacatatttatcgaacgacagtttaccacataaatttgagactgagcactccattaacttcatttctaacagatcgctagcaatcacagaggttaaggagtcttcatgaaagtcttccggcggtgaaaccctcgctatggcgagagccaacaccgaaagggtctcgtaaaaacgaattttttaacacacttattatagggtcaattgacggtgcatcggctatctctcgtaatagcgggggtgtcgctatagcccgtactcgctttaacgaggttccactgtaagtGTTGTGTCATAATAGATGCAGCTTCGTATGCTGAAACATTCTATGCACTAAAACGATTAGTTAGTggagatttctttattttttgttttcaaagaaaaattgcaCTAGTTTCATATGTTCTCAAATGGAATATAGCTAGCCTAATGCTGTATATTATTCACCATAAAAAACATGGATTCCAAATTAAATAAACCTGCCATAATCATGAAGTTCAGCAAGGATAAAAATGCTGACatgcaactggtagagcacccggcTGGCAAACATTAGGTTCTGAGTTTGAGTCCCAGCcaggccgcatttttactctctgattttcttgctttttttcatctaccacagcaccattgccGTCCTTTCTCTATTATATATGAGAATAAACTGAAGCCAAACTTACGATTGCATTGATGCTATGCTGAAGTCTTCATCTTCCAATAGAGGACCACATTGGAATCCTAAGACTGAAAACCATGTAACCCTTGGAGATCTGATGCATAGGACATGTGGAGAAATTATGGTGATAGTGCTGGCTGGCCATTTCCCTTTGGTTAGGggtcctgaaaaatattttatgcattatgtATGATTAACAGAATGTACCCAAGTATTAAAGTGAtacctttttttatcattttatgccaaaaaGTTATCACTAGTGATATCTTCATATTATACAATGATAAAAACTTGTATCACCAAAGAAATATTTACCACctatatcattttgtatttagGCACTATTCCAATACACGGAAGAATAAATCAtattgaagaatctgagcttttcccggtgaatagcatggatgaaagcatctcgggtttccaaccgggtcagggtctgcattgtgtaggccgacgtttcgttgggagactttcccaacatcctcagggctaatgagTTAATACGTATGGCTTATGATTTTATCTCTGACTTATTACATTGGAGCTACCAAAATTTGCTGGTATTTTTGATAGGAATATGAAGAATGTAAAAAAGTACTAACATTTTTGGTATGTTTTTcacattat from Ischnura elegans chromosome 7, ioIscEleg1.1, whole genome shotgun sequence encodes the following:
- the LOC124162988 gene encoding uncharacterized protein LOC124162988, producing the protein MTAFFNRSPILFKKEERAGAGICCLSPDKRISIPLGEYATVFQAEVLAILICTYTIKEAGLFIRQIHICTDSQAALKALTSSWCKSKLLSECCEALNVIRRHYKIELFWIPGHVGISGNELADEVAKAGAGINPFGLEPFVQIIPSTAIAKIKTWGLAQHVKIWQEMGETGSMTGQSTYLWA